Proteins encoded by one window of Scatophagus argus isolate fScaArg1 chromosome 8, fScaArg1.pri, whole genome shotgun sequence:
- the usp11 gene encoding ubiquitin carboxyl-terminal hydrolase 11, with product MTANSRCSAAEPPGLETQRREIESLLRQCELRAGDSWYLVERHWYEQWKEFVETGDQNSSSFPGQIDNTELFEDLDSYRLKERLVENEDFMLVPAEAWHKLLSWYGMADGQPSLERKVVDLPSTLKVEVYPVEIFLCLHSNMDNVITSQFSRADTIYSIQRAMCEAFSVPPGSECRLWMKSSDSSCERLRNVHMTVLDSCLSSGMTVIMETRNADGTWPSSRPQIMRNSVEEPDSYRGQPGVCGLTNLGNTCFMNSALQCLSNTPPLTEYFLQSSYLEELNFTNPLGMKGEIAEAYADIIKQMWSGRHYSVVPRVFKTKVGHFASQFLGYQQHDSQELLSFLLDGLHEDLNRVKNKEYIEVRDADGRPDQEVADEAWRNHRRRNDSVIVDTFHGLFKSTLVCPECHKVSVTFDPFCYLSVPLPVSKERVMEVFFVSLDPCAKPAQHRVVVPKAGKVSDLCSALSEMTGIHPTQMVVADVFNHRFYKIYNADESLSCILDRDDIFVYELSVPEEQQDEEEQVLLALYLRERSHYRDYGSGSSYGTTLFGHPLLLNVPRSSCSREALYNLFLQRLARYVRPPDPSEELEEEEEDDEVHKTQSNGVGDDEGQEDVEKAGPSQTEPGCGDAPADSLSDGTATAEPRPDADHAQPSLDHCDAVINNGSQDQAESLCTDASSTDSTNDVNPSGNSCRTADLDSEPLTVQSQQPCQTAEEEKEDDKKEEACSPSPPANEQPAKRRACRKRRKSLFTIQAVNSNGTTERGMGEGGSAVSFGSQPYVAIDWDPDMKKRFYNENEAEKYVKHASMEVPQQQTTVQLQECIELFTTVETLEEENPWYCPVCKKHQLATKKLDLWSLPEVLIIHLKRFSYTKFTREKLDSIVDFPLRDLDFAGCLLRKNLSNGEPPSRYDLIAVSNHYGGLRDGHYTSYARNKDNGQWYYFDDSKVTYAREGQIVTNAAYVLFYHRQDKIRKPTLPAPDTSPTNNITSCRDDDVELGAASCVTMETD from the exons ATCTGGACTCGTACCGTCTGAAGGAGCGTCTGGTGGAGAACGAGGACTTTATGTTGGTGCCGGCTGAGGCCTGGCACAAGCTGCTGTCCTGGTACGGCATGGCGGATGGCCAGCCATCGCTAGAACGcaag gtggtgGACCTGCCCAGCACTCTGAAGGTGGAGGTTTACCCTGTAGagatctttctctgtctccataGCAACATGGACAACGTCATCACCTCACAGTTCAGCCGTGCCGACACCATAT ACTCCATCCAGAGGGCAATGTGTGAGGCCTTCTCTGTGCCTCCAGGCTCAGAGTGTCGACTGTGGATGAAGAGTTCGGACAGCAGCTGTGAGCGTCTCAGGAACGTCCACATGACTGTGTTGGACTCATGTTTGAGCTCAGGGAtg acggTGATCATGGAGACGAGGAATGCTGACGGCACCTGGCCAAGCTCCAGACCTCAAATCAT GAGGAACTCGGTGGAGGAGCCGGACTCGTACCGAGGACAGCCGGGAGTCTGCGGCCTCACCAACCTGGGCAACACCTGCTTCATGAACTCTGCTCTCcag TGTCTGAGTAACACGCCTCCTCTCACCGAGTACTTCCTGCAGAGCTCCTACCTGGAGGAGCTCAACTTTACCAACCCTCTGGGGATGAAGGGCGAGATCGCCGAGGCCTACGCCGACATCATCAAGCAGATGTGGTCTGGCCGGCATTATTCTGTGGTGCCGCGTGTCTTCAAG acGAAGGTGGGTCACTTTGCGTCTCAGTTCCTGGGTTACCAACAGCACGACAGTCAGGAGCTGCTGTCCTTCCTGCTGGACGGACTGCATGAAGACCTGAACAGAGTCAAAAACAAAGAGTACATCGAGGTGCGGGACGCCGACGGTCGACCGGACCAG GAAGTAGCCGATGAGGCCTGGCGTAACCACCGCCGGCGCAACGACTCCGTGATCGTCGACACGTTTCACGGCCTCTTCAAGTCCACGCTCGTGTGTCCGGAGTGCCATAAGGTCTCTGTGACCTTCGACCCCTTCTGCTACCTGAGCGTCCCGCTTCCTGTCAGCAAGGAGCGTGTCATGGAggtcttctttgtctctctggaTCCTTGCGCCAAACCTGCACAG CATCGTGTTGTGGTTCCGAAAGCGGGGAAAGTGTCGGACCTCTGCTCCGCTCTGTCAGAGATGACTGGCATACATCCCAcacag atggTGGTAGCTGACGTGTTTAACCATCGTTTCTATAAGATCTACAACGCAGACGAATCTCTGAGCTGCATTCTGGACCGAGATGACATCTTTGT GTACGAGCTGAGTGTGCcggaggagcagcaggacgaAGAGGAGCAGGTGCTGCTGGCCCTCTACCTGAGGGAGCGCTCTCACTACAGAGACTACGGCTCCGGCAGCTCGTACGGCACCACGCTGTTCGGACACCCGCTGCTGCTGAACGTGCCGCGCAGCAGCTGCAGCCGGGAGGCGCTCTACAACCTGTTCCTGCAGAGGCTGGC GCGTTATGTGCGACCTCCTGACCCATCTGAAGAgttggaggaagaggaggaggatgatgaggtgCACAAGACTCAGTCCAACGGCGTCGGTGACG ATGAGGGGCAGGAGGATGTGGAGAAAGCCGGACCCTCTCAGACAGAGCCGGGCTGCGGCGACGCCCCCGCCGACAGCCTGTCAGATGGCACCGCCACGGCTGAGCCCCGTCCTGACGCCGACCACGCACAGCCCTCACTGGACCACTGCGACGCAGTGATCAACAACGGATCCCAGGACCAGGCCGAGTCCCTCTGCACTGACGCCAGCAGCACCGACAGCACCAACGATGTGAATCCCAGCGGAAACTCCTGCCGGACCGCCGACCTTGACTCCGAACCGCTCACTGTGCAATCCCAGCAGCCCTGTCAGAccgcagaagaagagaaagaagatgaCAAGAAGGAGGAGGCGTGTTCTCCCAGCCCACCAGCCAATGAGCAGCCAGCTAAAAGGAGGGCGTGTcgcaagaggaggaagagtctGTTCACCATCCAGGCGGTCAACTCCAATGGGACGACTGAGAGGGGgatgggagagggagggagtgctGTGTCCTTTGGCT cacagcCTTACGTGGCCATCGACTGGGACCCTGATATGAAGAAGAGGTTCTACAATGAGAATGAGGCCGAG AAGTATGTGAAACATGCCAGTATGGAGGTTCCTCAGCAGCAGACCACAGTTCAGCTGCAGGAGTGTATTGAGCTGTTCACCACTGTGGAGaccctggaggaggagaacccatg gTACTGTCCAGTGTGCAAGAAGCACCAGCTGGCCACTAAGAAGCTGGACCTCTGGTCTCTGCCAGAGGTCCTCATCATCCACCTCAAGAGGTTCTCCTACACCAAGTTCACCAGAGAGAAACTGGACAGTATCGTGGACTTTCCCCTCAg AGATCTGGACTTCGCTGGCTGCCTCCTGAGGAAAAATCTGTCCAATGGGGAACCTCCGAGCCGTTATGACCTCATTGCTGTGTCCAATCACTACGGGGGACTCAGAGATGGACACT ACACCAGCTATGCGCGGAACAAGGACAACGGTCAGTGGTATTACTTTGACGACAGCAAGGTGACCTACGCCAGAGAGGGGCAGATTGTG ACCAACGCTGCCTACGTCTTGTTCTACCATCGACAAGATAAGATCAGAAAACCCACTCTGCCAGCCCCCGACACAAGCCCCACCAACAACATCACTTCCTGTAGAGATGACGATGTGGAGCTGGGCGCTGCTTCCTGCGTCACCATGGAAACGGACTAA